The window GCGGAGAACAACTACACCGCTTGGCTGAACGCGTCATTATCTTGTGTCTATGCAGCTCGTGGAGAGCAAGCGGAACTGGAAGAGTTAATTGAAGGCCAAGGCGGCTTCAAGCATCACTTATCGATCGGCGTGAAGGCCGATCAGCTGGAGTTCGAGGGAAGCACGTACTACCACGTATTCGTGCTTCGCGCGTACTTAATCTCTGCAGAGATGGCGCGGCGATTCGGTATTGATCTCTACGCCACGACAGGCGCAGACGGCCAATCCATGCGCGGCATGCTCGAGGCCCTGGCCGATCTGGCCGACGACCAGGGCGCGCTGCCGGCCCTGCATGACGGGCCGCTCGCGCGGGACCCCTACGCCCGCGAGATCGCCGAGATCGCGGAGCAGGGGCTCGCGATCTACGGCATCGCCGGGCTAGCGCCGGTCCTGCGCGAAGCGTACCGGCAGCTAGGCGCTGCCGGCGGCGAGCAGCTCGAGGCGCTGCTCTACGGCGCTGGCGAGGCCGCTGACCGCGCGCCTGCCCTAGAGCCGCGTGAGTCGCGGCTCTGGCCGGACGCCGGCTTCATCATCGGCCGCGCAGCCGGGAACCCGCTTTCGTTCCTCGCCGACTTCGGCGAGCACGGCGGGTCCCACGGCCATTACGACAAGCTGCATCTGACCTTGATGCATACGGAGCAAACCCTGACGCCCGATTTCGGGATGGTGCCTTACGGCTCGCCCATGCGGAAATCGTGGTTTGCCGAAACAGCCAGCCACAACACCGTGTCGCTGGATGGCCGATCCCAAGCGCCGCATGAAGGGCGCTGCGTCCGCTATGAAGCTACGGATTCAACCGTCTATACTTGGCTGCAGTCAACAGAAGCCTACGAAGGATGTACGTTGAATCGCCATCTGCTTCTTACTGGCGATTGGCTGCTGGATTGGTTCCAAGTCGAACTCTCAGGAGAAGAGCCGAAGAGCATCGAGTGGTGGATGCATCCTGCTGTTCAAACGCATTCGGAGCAGTCGCTCAGCCGAGATGAAGTTTACAAACTTCTCATTGAACAGAAGGATGCTGCTTCCAATGCCATCACTGTCACTGAGCAAAATCTGCCGATCATCGGCCAGTTCGTGCCTAGCGATTCGATCGAGGCAAGTGGTTCAGCTCAATTGAGCGTATCCTATGCCCTAGGCTCTGATCCTAACGGCTCCGCCGCGACCGTGTTCCATACGGCGCTTGTGCAGCCGGGCGATGAGCTTCTCGCTGTACAGACACCGGGTGACTCCGTTGATCCGAGTCAGTCGCTTACAGCGATGCTTCACCGTCGCAATGACTGCAAGGCTGACTTTATTCATGTGTATCGTGCAGGCAGCCGCGCTGAACTTACTCGCGTTTCCACACAGGAAATCGCCATTTCTATACCGGGACAAACGAACAGCTCAAAACACATTCAATTAATAGCTGATAAAGGCTTGCTTTTAATATAAGAACACCCGGAGGAGAATGGATATGACTTCATTGTCGCCATTATACGAACCGCAGAGCGGCGTTTTAACTGTACAATACGAACCGAATGAGCAGACCGTACTGCTGGAAAACCCACCTCGTTTCACGTGGATTCCTGCACAATTGGAGCATGATCGCTATGTACTGCAAATCTCGCATTCAGAGGCCTTCTCTCAGGCTGACACACAAACGATAAAGCCAATTCCATATAACTTATATACACCGGATGATGCGCTAACCCCAGGCACCTATTTCTGGCGGTACGCCCTTCTCCAGGAAGATGGCTCCCAAACCGTCTGGAGCCTCGTTCGACGCTTCGAGGTGCCAGCCGATCTACCGGAAACACCGCTGCCTAACAGAGAACGCCGATACGCGGAAGCATCTTCCCAGCATCCTAGATTATGGCTGCAGTCGGCTGAGCTTGATGCCTTTCGCAGCGGGCTAGCTGCAGATCCGGTATATTGCGGATTTGACATCTTTTACGAGAAATCCGTTAAGCCTTGGATTGAGCGTGAGCTGATTACAGAGCCGCTGCCATATCCGGGTAATAAACGTGTAGCTAAGCTATGGCGACAAATGTACATGGATACCCAGGAAGCTCTCTATGCGGTTCGCCATCTCGTGGTAGCCGGTACAATTTTGAATGACGAAACGCTGCTAGATCGCGCGAAAACGTGGCTGCTCCATCTGTGCAGCTGGGACGTGAACGGTACAACAAGCCGCGACTACAACGACGAAGCCTCCTTCCGTATGGCTGGAGCAATCGCATGGGGTTATGATTGGCTTTATGCTCGGTTAACAGAGGATGAGCGTAAGCAGGTGCGGCAAGTCCTGCTCGCCCGTACGCGTCAAATCGCCCAGCATGTTATTGAGCATTCCAAGATTCATCACGTGCCGTTCGACAGCCATGCGGTGCGTTCGTTATCCAGTGTATTGGTCCCGTGCTGCATCGCGCTCTTGAATGAGGAGCCGGAAGTTCGTGAATGGCTTGATTATACCCTTGAATACTATGCGTGCTTATATTCGCCTTGGGGCGGACCGGATGGAGGCTGGGCGGAAGGTCCGATGTATTGGACGACCGGGATGGCCTTTGTCACGGAAGCGATGAATTTGCTGAAGAAATATACAGGCATTAATTTTTATCAAAGACCGTTTTTCACGAAAACAGGCGATTTCCCGCTTTACGCATTCAGCCCGGATACCCTTCGCGCAAGCTTCGGTGACCAATCGACACTTGGCGATCCGGTTAGCTTGAAAACTGGCTTTAACATCCGTCAGTTCGCCGGTGTGACTGGTAACGGTCTGTACCAGTGGTATTTTGAGCGGGTACGTGAAACGGATACCGATTCGGAAATGAAATTTTACAACTATGGTTGGTGGGATTTCCGATTCGACG is drawn from Paenibacillus sp. V4I7 and contains these coding sequences:
- a CDS encoding heparinase II/III family protein, whose amino-acid sequence is MSTALRLGEKLGKLTWAGRTAHILKEEIDRLLQAGSLSIPKDPGGWWHQYVCPHHHTELMFDTMQLDASEFLCPHGCKIEGEVYRGAWLVFKHQSLARVALQSAAVYAALGEKSYAQISKRLLVEYAEQFPLYPVHPEAQSWMLKGRAFHQALTEAIWSTTLIRAYLLLRDEGVVFEAKEQAAIDAFLGLLAGSMEEYRHILIHERNNAENNYTAWLNASLSCVYAARGEQAELEELIEGQGGFKHHLSIGVKADQLEFEGSTYYHVFVLRAYLISAEMARRFGIDLYATTGADGQSMRGMLEALADLADDQGALPALHDGPLARDPYAREIAEIAEQGLAIYGIAGLAPVLREAYRQLGAAGGEQLEALLYGAGEAADRAPALEPRESRLWPDAGFIIGRAAGNPLSFLADFGEHGGSHGHYDKLHLTLMHTEQTLTPDFGMVPYGSPMRKSWFAETASHNTVSLDGRSQAPHEGRCVRYEATDSTVYTWLQSTEAYEGCTLNRHLLLTGDWLLDWFQVELSGEEPKSIEWWMHPAVQTHSEQSLSRDEVYKLLIEQKDAASNAITVTEQNLPIIGQFVPSDSIEASGSAQLSVSYALGSDPNGSAATVFHTALVQPGDELLAVQTPGDSVDPSQSLTAMLHRRNDCKADFIHVYRAGSRAELTRVSTQEIAISIPGQTNSSKHIQLIADKGLLLI
- a CDS encoding DUF4962 domain-containing protein; protein product: MTSLSPLYEPQSGVLTVQYEPNEQTVLLENPPRFTWIPAQLEHDRYVLQISHSEAFSQADTQTIKPIPYNLYTPDDALTPGTYFWRYALLQEDGSQTVWSLVRRFEVPADLPETPLPNRERRYAEASSQHPRLWLQSAELDAFRSGLAADPVYCGFDIFYEKSVKPWIERELITEPLPYPGNKRVAKLWRQMYMDTQEALYAVRHLVVAGTILNDETLLDRAKTWLLHLCSWDVNGTTSRDYNDEASFRMAGAIAWGYDWLYARLTEDERKQVRQVLLARTRQIAQHVIEHSKIHHVPFDSHAVRSLSSVLVPCCIALLNEEPEVREWLDYTLEYYACLYSPWGGPDGGWAEGPMYWTTGMAFVTEAMNLLKKYTGINFYQRPFFTKTGDFPLYAFSPDTLRASFGDQSTLGDPVSLKTGFNIRQFAGVTGNGLYQWYFERVRETDTDSEMKFYNYGWWDFRFDEMVYRHDYPQVEAIAPTDANIEPVKWFRDIGWVAFHSQMADPERHIMLLTKSSKYGSVSHSHGDQNGFLLHAYGEPLAIESGYYVAFSSTMHMNWRRQTHSTNNILIDGLGQYAEKNKVLNMAANGFVEVAEQRKGYGYSRSNATAAYKEYVPYLERYVRELYFFGTYVVVVDHIDLSQTGSIDWLFQTLYEMKMNGQTFKVQGRKADMDGRFVYCSSGELELTQHQGFSDVDPAEIEGLPLHWHLKATTKSARSHRIATLLVPIKHGEPKYVSYFMDDQGFDTHIYFTEDGVTNRVEVPKAY